tttttatttctatcatTCATTAATaagttgtattttaaatattagtgcatattttaaaaaaagtaagcaaaatgaaaaagaaaacacaaaacacTTTGCAGGAAACAAAGGGTGCACAATTTGCCCTATTAATCCTCCTTCAGTTCAATTCCCAATTTCCTTAtcaaaggatatttttttttataacaaacaattctCATACAGTGCAAAAAGGTCTCAAAGAAACCGTGATAAGGAGGGAGCTAATTTAACAGGTAGTTGGTACACTATACGGTATGGAATTGTAccaatgttgaagaccgtacggtcgCCTAGAACACATACGTATGTAGTGAATTGTATTTTAGTGTTGGTATGTATTGAATTATGTTCTGTGTGATTGTGTGGAGTAAACTCTGCTCAGTGTGGTTCTGTGTAGTAAACTGTTCTTTGTGCGAGTGAATTTTGCTCTATTTAATGCTATGTTGTGAAAAGTATTGTATTGGATGGTGCTTATGTTATATTATATGTTATGTAGTGAAATGTATATTGATGTGGTGGTGTTTATTGAATTATGCGTTGTGTGTTGTTATGTAGTGAATTGGATTTCGGTGGTTTTATATATCTGATTTGTGCTTTGTGTGATGCTATGTAGCGAATTGAGTTTTGTGTAATGTATTATATTGCAAAAGAAAGGTAACATTGTGATCGGTTTATTAAGAATAAGTTGTGCTTATTACTTCTTGGCTTGTCAAAATCTGAATAAATTCAACCTTTTACATTCAAGATTTtgtacattattttctttttcatcgAATCCTGTCGCGCTAAAAATGTCTTAAAAGCAATTGAAACAAATCGTTGATGCATACTTCGCAATATAAAATATGTACTTCGATTGATAGTTATCTAGttccataattttttttctcgAGAAGCCATTTATTTCAAGAATGAATTTAGGCTTACCAGGCAATAGTTGAATATTGCTGAGTATAAATGGCCAAAACATAGATTTTCAACTTTCCACACTAACGTTGCAATGATTACAAATTATTAGCAGGCTTTCCATCTTTCATTTAGAGCCAAGTCAACTGCTTCTTGTCTATTATTTTTTCCTATGGTTACAACTTACTAACGTTTAGTTCCGGAAACTACATCACACATGTATTTGCTTCATATTTGTATTAACAACTttcacatttttacatttttatatattttatagagaTAAAAcacgatgtggtatgagagctAATGACACACATGTCCATCCAAGTCACCATTTgctatttgtaaaagtaaactattatagatcAAAGCGTGGTCCTCAACACAGAGCCTTTGTCCTTATCGAACAGTAAGCTTTAAATGCCCCAAAAATGATAacttataatgtctgtttgttttgtacacACATAGTTGTCaacataatgaaatttgatgcaactgtcatacaagtgagatgttaagCTATTTATAAACTTAGGTtttttccaccattttctacagaaaCAAATGACTTTACAAAGCCAGGAATATAACACTCGTTATatattcctttgatgtgtttgagcttttgatttggacaattttacctataatgtctgttttgttcacgcatcgttataaatataatgaaatttgatgcgactgtcataggtttagcgctataaaaccaggtccaacccaccatttttacatttgagaatgcctgtaccaagtcaggaatatggcagttgttgtccattcgtttgatgtgttttattatttgattttgccattagattttggactttccgtttggaattatcctcggagttcagtattgtttgtgattttactttttaccttgGAATTAGGTATTTTTACTATATTTTTGGCAATATTAAGGTTATTTgtcaaataaacaattacataagAAGAACAACAGTGCAATTAAGAATAACAAGCAACAAAAGAGGCAGAATATACTAAAGATACACTCAATCAGCACAAGTCGAAGAAATACACACAACACCATggattaaaagaaataaatgatcAAACAACAACAAGGCTGAAAAATGCTTTGCAAAAATCGAACCCTTACCAAACAGCTGCGGGAATTCGGTCTCAAACGATGATGTCACACGGAATAGAATAGTGGGTACGACTATTGGGATTTATCCTTATATTTTGTAAGGATATTCCATGACTTCAACTTTACCGTTTAGAACCTTCAAATCATTGATAATTGGGCggatacagaaataaacaatattatcacATAAAAGTTATTTTTGTTGTAGCATTAGTGTTATGTAACCTATGGCCTTTTTTGGCATTTATCAAAGATAACAAAGTAAATGTAGATTACTTTACTACATAATGAATCTGACCACTGACCATCGGTTGTGATAGAGACTTTAGATGGAAATATtctgaaatacaaaacaaaaacaaaaaaaaaacattcaaatgacACACTCAAAGTTCAGCAATATCTATtgattgttttgttaattttcgGAATAATAATGTATCATTTTTGAACCAAAACAAAGATGGTGCATGTAATATTTAGATACATTGTTAGAATTACCTTTTTGACTATATATTTGAAAGtttatgcgactgccatacaagtgagaggtttagcgctataaaaacaggttcaatctaccattttctatatttgcctgTACCAAGacgaaatatgacagttgttgtctatttcttatttttttattttgccatttgattagggacttcccgttttCCGTTTTCctcagtatttttttgtgattttagtttttataGATATATGATAATTTAGTTGAATTCTTACTTGTAGTTTATAATTGTTCCGTATAAATATTGTGCCCTTGGCAGACCATACGAGCATTAGTTCCTTTTAAAGTTATCACATCTCCTTTGGAATAAACCGTACCATCAAACAGACATCCACCTACAACCGATAATTTCATGTTTATATTCTCATTTTTAGAAGTTTTTAAGGTAAGACTTCAATTTTTTTAAGTAATTGGTATACATTGAGAAATTTTGGCAAATTAAAAGTATCAAATGATTAGTTGCCTAATATGGGAATGTATCACTTTGTCTTACTTCATActtgttttgaatttgaaattacgATGGATCATAGACAAAAAGATAACATCATCAAGGTCTTAAATCGAATTGATGAGCTCATAGTATTTTCTCGTTGAACTATTACGTTCTACATTATAAGGCTATTAAAAAAACCGCTCTGTATTTCTCCTATATAAGATCCATGAAACCAAGGGTCAATTTGCATAGTCCTCAATTTCGACACAACATATGCAATTCAAAAGGCAGAGTCATTTGATAAAACAACTATGACGAAAACTCATCGCAATGTCAACACAGACCTTATCTTTATTTTCCCCttaaatatcctgtaccaagtcaggagtatggcagttggtatcttatagttcgtttctatgtatgttgcattgtcgtttttttttttgcacttcagagttctgttgtttcgttgtttccctCTTATGGTAGATgcttttcctcggttttagttggttaatcggatttgttttctctcaatcgatttatggcttttaaacagcggtatactactgttgcctttatttatggagACTGATTGACAGTGATGTAAAAGAGATCGATACCTATAATTATCTTATATCTTTAAAGGCAAAACGGGAAACAAACTACGTACACAGGTGATCTTGACACTTCTTAAAACAATTATATCAGAAGACGAAAGGATTAACCGACAAGTTAAATGACGCTAGAACATGTCAATTCTTTTTTTCAATGTGATTAAGCGTAGATAATTGTAACATAGAATGATTACACATACTCACTTTGACCATCTACTGACCGTTTTTGCTGCGGACATATGCcacttaaatgaaataaattgatacaaaatgaGATTAACACactaaaatatagaaataagataagaaaaaaaagataaaaaacatTAAGATGTCTTCTATCTTTATTATGACAGGTTATCAGAAAAATAATGCACGAAAACAATATACATAGAATCGTAGTCTTAGTCAAACCATTCAATAATTAGATATTCCACATACAGTAACTTAAACTCGTTGTACACATGAAAACTCAACCATTTCAAAGAAAATACATGTTCAACGTAAACCGAAtagaatataaaacatattaaaacaatGACTGTTTACGAGGGAACAATAACGTACTAAACGAAAACAATTGCAAAGAAAAGGAGTCAGCATTTTTTGCAATATAATAAGTAATTTCTAGAACAGCTGTATGTTTGCCAACTAGTTTTCACTTATGAATAATATAACAGGTAATTTTATTGACCTTTTTACTTACTACAGAGATGTAATAGGTCCAAGATTATTGTTTCCTAAACATGTCATTTTACCCAAGCAGGATGGTATGATAATTTCCTCATTAGCTGCATAAACTCTGCCATCAAACAAACACCCAGCTGAAATTATCATAAAAACATAATGTGTGTGAGTGTGAGTGTGTGCGTTTTAGAGAGAAAAGGGGAACCTgtaaacatttcaatattatgtgcattttaaaatgtcaaatagaaaaacaaatgatatcgaatattcctctatgacacaaaatcagtacatgcacagaaaaaaaaccccacaaaaaGCAAATGTACAGCGCTTTTATTGATGTTTTGTCACTCAAAGATACAGTGAGGTATTCAACGCGTATCAATATTACGATCAACGGAAACACAAACATCCATTCTTGGTGGCATAAGTTAGACTTTAGTTTTATTACTATGTTTGTATCAACAAGTAGCACATTTTTCGACACATACATGTAGTTCTTGTGTTGTATTAATAGTATTAAGTAGAAGTACTGAAGCAACTGAGACAAAGAAAACCTACTTTGTCCATTCACTTCTCTTTTGTCTTTTCCTGGACATTTCCCACtgtaaaataacatttaaatcaTTAAGACGGTGTTGATATCTCTTGGTCAGTATTCTTTGTTGCTTTGTCTCGTGAAATCTTGTTTTTTTCCCCAATTTTGCTGGGTTTTGTATTAATGGTTCTTTTgatctatttatttttaatatactcattaaagaaaaaaaaatatgcaaacattAAATCCTTTTTCTCAATATTAAGATTGAGAGTTGTTCTGAATGCATCTTTACAAACTTGAActgcaataaaatattaaatcattttcAATATGTGAGAtgaagtgatttttttctcgTTTTCGTCGTTGTAagatttaagataaaaaaatgaagaaactgTTATTTTGTAAACGTGCTCTTAACTGACGGTTAATGACTTGATTAATGTTTTAGTAACTTTTCTCGAATACGTATCTTCGAAAACATCAATCATTTATTGAGGGATTATACTCAGAGATTTTTGTTAATGCTTAGGGTTGTGTTTTACCTGTTTTGGTATGTATTCTTTAAAactatatgaaatattttccattgAACAGTACGCAACCAACAACAATCAACCATTTATACTATCAGTCAtcgtgttttgtttacaaaaatacaaaGCTATAGCAGCTCTCAatcatatcattttattttatttgttttgattttatacCATATCATTTCAcgtttttatatatctatatttattatttgaactCTCTaatgtaattagtcatataaccttTGTCgtgtttaacaaatttttagaattgtGCAAGTGTCTtacctgatgttcggtttgacttttttattgtataaatttcaagattgtaccagcttaatctaagtagactgataattgattcattcaacatcacaatcatatataccgatgaaggatatctgttatccgaaatatttataaataattacatttatagttcatttttatgttattggtgttgttatgtacactttttaggcgtttatataatttattttattgtgtacatgtatcgttacttgtaacgatccagcgcccACGTAggaaaaatcgttgactattattcagacgttatatatatatataactcgtctaaacatcaacccaataatgttagatcaaaaagcaaattttttttttttatattatacaataGATTGAGActctcttattattttttttcaacaaatgtttaaattattacatacagatgattatatgaaaattataaaaaaaaaatactgacccAAGCATTTTATACGGTCCAAAGGCATTGTATCCTAAACATTCCATTTGAGCTAAACAATTGCCAATCGTGACAAATTCATTCttgttgtaaattttataattgtaCACACATACAGCtgaaaattgagaaagaaaatgcaAAAATTGCAAATCAGATAATTTTTCTGTTAACATTTTGTGATATTTACATTAGTATGTTTCtctttttatctattttagtaaaattaaaacattCTGTTAAATATACGACGTTAAAAAATGCCTGAGTACTATTATGCATAGTATATTGTAAGTTACATCCATGCATTCAAATCTGACTTTCTTTTTTCGTTTTGTAAACGAATTGATATGTTTATACTTAGTGTATACTCAGTAATGTACATATTAATGGACTGATATAATGTACCTTCCCGTAATTCCACAtgtattatgtgcaaacactaagTCGATTTGGTTCAAATTGAAATGGAATAATAGAACCTCTTTTGCTTTTCTAATGCATACCAAATAGAATTGATGCACAAGAttctgaaaaaaatgtaattgatttgatttttggtgacttttaagcaccgcatttaggctatttcgtggcggccagtttttattggtggaggaagccggagtgcccggaaaAAACCACCGACTtatgataggaaaactgacaatcctagtcaattaagattggagtcgagtgcacctgtaCGACAGGGGTTCGAACTTATAACATCAGTCCTTACAGTAGTAACTATTTAGACCACTCGCCCACCGAGGCCCCTGAAACaatgtataaattataatttagACAGGTTCCAAAGTCACTAGATAAATGGTAAGTTGTAGTTTCATTTCAGACCGTTAGTTGTACTACGAATCATATTCAAAGATGAATTGGAATTGGAAACCCAAATTACGAATTacaatatcaacatttgttttaaatgaagAAATGCAATTTTGatctaattttttaaaatttgcaaaaaaacTTACTTTTTTCAGTCGATCGTTTCGTTGAAGGACATACgcctctaaaaaaaaaaagaggaatattttattttacaaataaagtttaataaGTGGTGTCAATCGATTCATATTCGTTGTCGTGAATTGAAATCAAGGCTTCATAAATTGTCATAAAATAAATACTAatagataaaagataaaaacatattttaattgttttgattatttatatttgaaaatcgaCCATATGTTCATAAAATACCTAAATCATGATTATATCgttagctttaaaaaaaatatatttgaagaacAGGTTATAGTACCCATATTGTTCCAGGTTTGAGTATACGTTGTTGCCCATACATGTCATTGCACCCAGACAGTTACTGATAATTATTTTATCTCCAGTGGCGTACATTGTACCATCGAATAAACATCCTGAAATCAATATTTGGTTAAAGTTTTGCTTCACACATatcaaatcaattaaaataaatactGATCGAAATGAGGGAATTGTTTTTATCAGTTTTTTGTGATGTTGATAATTATTCTTTTAACcgttatataatataattttcgTACATGCTACACATGTAATCTTTATTATACTTGCCTTCATCTATAGGAGCAGCAGCAACTATGGTAAAAGTAAGGAGTAAAGCAAACATGGTTGTGTGCTGGGTTAGATCATAAAACTAATGAAACA
This sequence is a window from Mytilus edulis chromosome 1, xbMytEdul2.2, whole genome shotgun sequence. Protein-coding genes within it:
- the LOC139504764 gene encoding uncharacterized protein isoform X2, with the translated sequence MFALLLTFTIVAAAPIDEGCLFDGTMYATGDKIIISNCLGAMTCMGNNVYSNLEQYGGVCPSTKRSTEKTVCVYNYKIYNKNEFVTIGNCLAQMECLGYNAFGPYKMLGGKCPGKDKREVNGQTGCLFDGRVYAANEEIIIPSCLGKMTCLGNNNLGPITSLYGICPQQKRSVDGQSGCLFDGTVYSKGDVITLKGTNARMVCQGHNIYTEQL